The genomic stretch CTTTCTGGCGCCTTTCTGGAAGGCAAACTCCGTCCGGAAATTGCGATGCGTCATGCCCAAAAACAAGACCGGATTTCAACCGAATATGGCGAAAAGACAACTCCTGCATTTATGGTCTGGGATGTAACCGCACAGTATAAAATCCGCAATGGGTATCGTTTTACGGCTGGTGTAAACAACCTATTCGATGTTGCCTATTATGAGCATATGAGTCGTTTCATGCGTGGCGCCACACCACGTCGGGTATTTATGCCAGGCCGGAATCTCTTTGTTTCGTTGAGTTTAGATTTTCAATAAGCCTTAGTCAAAATCTCCGAATAAAATCCAGTAACAGCAGGTTGGGGTGTCCTTTAGCCTGCTGTTTTGAAATGCTCAAAAAGGTGGATCCAAAAAAACTATTTTTGTAATGAGCAGATTTGTTTTGCGCTCCGGCGTAAGGAAATAACAAGTGCAGACCTCGACCTATGGGCGCGCAAGTGGTGGAGGCCAATGCTTGAACCTATAACTTCAAAACAACAATTCTGATAGTCATGAAAAAAGTTCTTTTCTCAGCGCTGCTGCTTTTCATGGGCCTCTCGTTCACCATCGCACAGCCTCGTAACAACAACAAGAAGAAACCACTTACAGGACCAGCCCTCGAAGCCCGTGTAAAAACGGTATGTAGCTGTCAGCTCAGCCGTGCGCACAAAGCTGGAAAAATGCCCCAATTCCTGAATCAAAAACTGAACCAACTCCAACAACGCAAACTTGTTACGCCAGCCGAAGCAGGCGTAATTCGTCAATTAGCCAAAGCCAAAACCTATAAGGAAGGGAAAGCAATCGCCGGACGCCTTCAGGACATGGCTGCGGCCAATTCGGTTGCGGCACAAATCGCTGCTGGTTCGATCAAGTTAGCCGACCAAGCCGAGGAAGATCCGGTTGCCTATGCCAGTAAAGGGGCTTCAGATGCGTTTAATACCATTGCTGCGGGTATCGGAGCAGGGGCTTTGGTAGGTGGAATGGTAGGTGGGCCGCAAGGTGCTGCGGTTGGTGCTGCGGTCGGAGGTGTTCTGGGAGCTGCCGCTGCTGCCTATGATGAATGGAATGATGGTGATGAAGGAACCGGAGGTGGAGAGTGTGGTGAAGGAGATGGGGGCGATGGCGGAGATACGGGAGGTGGTGGAACCGGAAATAGTTAAGGGGTATATGATCCCCTTTCTCCTGAAATCTCGTAATAGTAAGGTGTAGGGAATCACCAAAAACAGATTGTACCAACAGCATTTCAACTTCAGAACCTGATCTACTGCACCGGCAAATCTGGCAGACAATAATCTTAATGGTGGGACATTAAAAGACAACAATCCGTTTTTGGAGAAAAGGCCACTCAATCCGAGGGGCCTTTTCGCTTTTTTAACTTGTATTGATCCTTTTCAATATGCTATTGCGTGTATATCATTAACAAAGATGATAAAAGGCGGATTTTTACCGCACTTCTCTTCACAACCAATCTACCTGTCAAGACCAATCTACAGGAAAACCATAATGGTGGGACATTAGGACATATAAAATCCGTCTTTTGTGGAAAAGCCGCTCGCAAGGGTGGCTTTTCTTTTTTAAGAGTTGGTTTATAATTGTAAATAAACGATGTAGTCTATTGCTGGCGGAATGTCTCCGGTGGCCCGAATGTGTGCCGATATTTGTGCCCGATGGTGTGTTCCATGATTCAAAACATGGGTAATGATTTCGGCTCTCGTGTTTTGGAAAGAGGCTCCGGAGGTGGTTTGGTACGAAATGCTTTCTTGTAACGTTTCATTTCCCAAAAAAAGACAAATAGGTCTGCCAATCGCTGTTTGAAATTCTCATCCAAGTATGAAGTGTTTTGAGGGGGAAAGTAGGCCAAACAGCGACAGAAGAGCCTTCTCTGCGTAAACGGTTTAGCTAGATTTGTTGTGCAGCCAAAATGTGTGCGAATAAATTATTGGCGGTCAGGTTGGGTGTTGGCCAGGTAGAAATAGACCGAAACAGCAAGGTGTTCGGCCAATGATTATACCCAAGTAGGTTGATGAATTGTGTTTTCATATTTGGATCAAAAAAAGTCCGGCAGACGAAAAATCTTGCCGGACGCAACGTTAAAAGGGTTGTTTGCCTTTGGTTAGTCCCGACGGCCCGTTAGCAAGAGAACATAGTATAACAATTGCGCAACCGAAGCAACAGCAGCGGCCACATAGGTTAATGCGGCGGCATCTAATACCTTATCCACGCCTTCGCCCTCTTGTGTGGTCACCAAGTTCATTTTAGCAAGCATCGCTTTGGCACGGTTCGAGGCATCGAACTCGACAGGAAGCGTCACCAAAGAAAACACCGAGGCGGCTGCAAAAAGGACAATACCCAGCCATGCAAGTCCAGTGATGTTGATGGCCAATCCCGCCATGATGGCAATTGGGCCGAGCATACTTCCAAATTGAACGGCGGGTACCATCGCCGAACGCCAAACAAGCGGCGTATATTGTTCTTTATCCTGCAAGGCGTGGCCTGCTTCGTGTGCGGCGACCCCGGCTGCCGAAACAGAGCGTTCATTATAGGTTGCTTCGCTAAGGCGTAGCACCTTCCCGCGTGGATCGTAGTGGTCAGACAAGAAGCCGTTGGTAGGTTCAACCTTGACATGATACAGCCCTGCGGCATCCAGTACTGCCCGTGCCACTTCGGCCCCGGTCATACCACCACGGATTGGTACTTGTGCAAATTTGTTAAAGGTGGACTTTACCTTAAATTGTGCCCACAAAGCAAGCAACATGGGCACACCAAAAAAGAGAGCGTAGAGTAACATTTTTTATGGGTTTGTAGTTTTGTACAGTTTTGGATTTTGCAGGGAATATAACGCGGATTCTGGGTTGGGGTTGCAAAATACGGTGTTTTGGAGCAAAATGTTTTCGTTTTTAATTTAGGATTAATGCGTGTACGTAAAGGAACGGCCGAAAAAACGGTAAAGCTATCAGGTTGTTTATTAGCCGTGGACGTGGGGATTCGGACAGGATTTGCTGTGTATGATGAAACAGGGACATTGGTTCAATATGGATCGCATAACTATGGTTCTGTATCGAGGCTCAAACAAGCCGCTTGGGGACATTTGTCGGAAATTCGGAACCTTCACGTTCTTGTCTTGGAGGGTGGAGGTACTTTGGCCGAAGTTTGGCAGCACACGGCCCAAAAGCGTGGCATCAGGGTGATACAACTCTATGCGGAGACATGGCGTAAAGACCTCTTGTACCAACGAGAACAACGAACCGGAAAAATGGCAAAATCTTTTGCCGAAGAAGTGGCCCGGAAGGTCATTCGCGAAAGTAATTTACCCGCACCAAAAGCGCTGCGTCATGATGCAGCAGAGGCAATTTTAGTAGGTAAGTGGGCAATCTTTTATGGAGGTGTTTCTGGTGACCTTCAAAAAGAAGGGGAATAACGTAAGGAATCTGAAAAAAAAATCTACAAGTGGTTATTTTAATCTGTGCTTGCGTTGTGCACTCCCGAAAGGGTCCGAATTTTTACGATTTTTTGGACAAACACGCTTGCAAAGAAATTGTTTGTCTTATGGATGCATAATTTGCATTGTTCGAGTCGGGCAATTTCACAAACTGGGCGGCATTTTTTTCGAGGTCATAAGCATATGATGAACCGAAGAACTTTTTTACACATAGCGGGCTTAGGGATGGCTTCCATGTATTCGGCGGAAGTGAAAGCACTTGGCAAAGACGAGGTCCCGTTTTATTTGGGGACCTATACAGGTGTGGACCATGCGCCTCTTGGAAAGAGTGAGGGCATTTACCGGGCAGTAGTACATACCAAAACAGGTAAAATACGGTTATTGGGCTTGGTGGCAAAAGTGGATGACCCTTCTTTTTTGGCCTGTTCGCCGGATGGTCGCTACCTATTTGCTGTTCATGAACGGGATCCGGGTGAGGTTTCGGCTTATGCCATACAACCCGATGGTGGGCTTTTATTGCTCAACCGCCGCCCCACTATGGGGCCACATCCTTGTTTTGTCTCCGTAGATCCCTCCGGAAAAGTGGTTTTGGTGGCCAATTATTCAGGTGGAAATGTGGCTTCATATAAAATAGAAGGGCATGGGCAGTTGTCTGAACCCGTTTCGGTGTATGCTCACACAGGTAGGGGAGCAGACCCAGATCGTCAAGCTATGCCTCATGCACATGCGTTCAAAACAGCGCCCGGTGGGGAATTTGCGTATGC from Bacteroidetes Order II. bacterium encodes the following:
- a CDS encoding zinc metallopeptidase, coding for MLLYALFFGVPMLLALWAQFKVKSTFNKFAQVPIRGGMTGAEVARAVLDAAGLYHVKVEPTNGFLSDHYDPRGKVLRLSEATYNERSVSAAGVAAHEAGHALQDKEQYTPLVWRSAMVPAVQFGSMLGPIAIMAGLAINITGLAWLGIVLFAAASVFSLVTLPVEFDASNRAKAMLAKMNLVTTQEGEGVDKVLDAAALTYVAAAVASVAQLLYYVLLLTGRRD
- a CDS encoding lactonase family protein; protein product: MMNRRTFLHIAGLGMASMYSAEVKALGKDEVPFYLGTYTGVDHAPLGKSEGIYRAVVHTKTGKIRLLGLVAKVDDPSFLACSPDGRYLFAVHERDPGEVSAYAIQPDGGLLLLNRRPTMGPHPCFVSVDPSGKVVLVANYSGGNVASYKIEGHGQLSEPVSVYAHTGRGADPDRQAMPHAHAFKTAPGGEFAYAADLGTDKVYGYRILAETGLLQPTENHFVHTGTGSGPRHMAFSPNGRWLFMVNELDNTILSIRLNIQNGKMTIKNKRSSLPANFVGTSYVADVHLSPDGRFIYVSNRGHNSIFVGKINLTNGVILPVQQIACGGDWPRNFGMDPSGKLLLVANERSGKVVSFQRNSRSGQLTPTGNELALPKPVCIAFPKT